One window of Campylobacter sp. RM12651 genomic DNA carries:
- a CDS encoding AMIN domain-containing protein — protein sequence MKKYLFLLISSMLFARENPFVPIVKINNPSPIEEIKEFKKTAFSVPSDARILNKMKLIYTNVDGTLKEFELDINEALDWHKVYMLLDAQELTNQDKEEAKTELKEVDKIKLALKNQENANDDNSNVEQNTTKITEVKKEENKENKISKTTEYTPLSLDISNNFKIVIDKRNISIKTNSELIREFSLKKPNRIVMDFKINPSLKNKSFEIKANYFDEIYTGVHRNFYRLVIKLDGIYNYNIEKKSKEYLIKLQ from the coding sequence ATGAAAAAATATTTATTTTTACTAATAAGCTCAATGCTTTTTGCTAGAGAAAATCCATTTGTGCCTATTGTAAAAATCAATAATCCAAGTCCTATTGAAGAGATAAAGGAATTTAAAAAAACAGCTTTTAGTGTTCCAAGCGATGCTAGAATTTTAAATAAAATGAAACTTATTTATACAAATGTAGATGGGACATTGAAAGAATTTGAATTAGATATTAATGAAGCTCTTGATTGGCATAAGGTTTATATGCTACTTGACGCCCAAGAGCTTACAAACCAAGATAAAGAAGAAGCAAAAACTGAATTAAAAGAAGTTGATAAAATAAAACTTGCATTAAAAAATCAAGAAAATGCTAATGATGACAATTCTAATGTGGAGCAAAATACTACTAAAATTACTGAAGTTAAGAAAGAAGAAAATAAAGAAAATAAAATTAGTAAAACCACAGAATATACACCTTTATCATTGGATATATCAAATAATTTTAAAATAGTTATAGACAAAAGAAATATTTCAATTAAAACAAATAGCGAATTAATTAGGGAATTTAGTTTAAAAAAACCAAATAGAATTGTTATGGATTTTAAAATTAATCCAAGTTTAAAAAATAAATCATTTGAAATAAAAGCTAATTATTTTGATGAAATTTATACTGGAGTTCATAGAAATTTTTATCGTCTTGTAATAAAACTTGATGGTATATATAATTATAATATTGAAAAAAAATCTAAAGAATATTTAATTAAATTACAATAA
- a CDS encoding coproporphyrinogen III oxidase family protein: MNFLQNQALKYTCNFLNKELKSKFNFKNEVNLEKSKDGKKVMLYIHVPFCHTFCPYCSFHKFAYDEELCKEYFKTLRIELQQFKDLGYDFNTLYVGGGTTLINEAELIKTLSLCKDLFSIEEISCESDPNHIKPEALKDFKGLIDRLSCGVQSFDDEILRKVNRLEKFGNQKELVKKLELANGILPTFSIDLIFNFPSQTKQMLIKDIELAKNIAPSQITLYPLMKSNLTKEIIAAKLGIDKQDNEYEFYKIICEYFSDYEQNNSWSFSKDRTSFNDEYVSTHHEYIGAGSGAFSFTNNKLLVNAFKLDDYKAKVLAGKNQKLAHIDFSPEDRINYIFLTEFFKDNLNINNFNSNYNCDLEKHLGLKLKAMQTIGAININNGIINNTFFGKYLALTLMKEFYINMDLVRAYFRKDL; the protein is encoded by the coding sequence ATGAATTTTTTACAAAATCAAGCTTTAAAATATACTTGCAATTTTCTTAACAAAGAGCTTAAGTCTAAGTTTAATTTTAAAAATGAAGTTAATTTAGAAAAATCTAAAGATGGTAAAAAGGTAATGCTATATATTCATGTTCCGTTTTGCCATACTTTTTGTCCTTATTGTAGCTTTCACAAATTTGCTTATGATGAAGAATTATGTAAAGAATATTTTAAAACTTTAAGAATTGAATTACAGCAATTTAAGGATTTAGGATACGATTTTAATACACTTTATGTTGGTGGCGGAACTACTTTAATCAATGAAGCAGAACTTATAAAAACACTTAGTTTATGTAAGGATTTATTTAGTATTGAAGAGATTTCTTGTGAGAGTGACCCAAATCATATAAAGCCTGAAGCTTTAAAAGACTTTAAAGGGCTTATTGATAGGCTTAGTTGTGGGGTGCAGAGTTTTGATGATGAAATTTTAAGAAAAGTTAATCGTTTAGAAAAGTTTGGAAATCAAAAAGAATTAGTAAAAAAATTAGAATTAGCTAATGGGATTTTGCCAACTTTTAGTATTGATTTGATTTTTAATTTTCCATCACAAACAAAACAAATGCTAATAAAAGATATTGAATTAGCTAAAAATATTGCTCCATCACAAATTACTTTATATCCACTGATGAAATCTAATCTTACTAAAGAAATAATTGCAGCTAAATTAGGCATAGATAAACAAGATAATGAATATGAATTTTATAAGATAATTTGCGAATACTTTAGTGATTATGAGCAAAATAACTCTTGGAGTTTTTCTAAGGATAGAACTAGTTTTAATGATGAATATGTAAGCACACATCACGAATACATTGGTGCTGGTAGCGGGGCTTTTTCTTTTACAAATAATAAGCTTTTAGTAAATGCTTTTAAATTAGATGATTATAAAGCTAAGGTTTTAGCTGGTAAAAATCAAAAATTAGCTCACATAGATTTTAGTCCTGAAGATAGAATTAATTATATTTTTCTAACAGAGTTTTTTAAGGATAATTTGAATATTAATAATTTTAATTCTAATTATAATTGTGATTTAGAAAAACACTTAGGGCTAAAACTAAAAGCAATGCAGACTATTGGAGCAATTAACATAAATAATGGTATTATTAATAATACTTTTTTTGGTAAATATCTAGCACTTACCTTGATGAAAGAATTTTATATAAATATGGATTTAGTAAGGGCTTATTTTAGAAAGGATTTATAA
- a CDS encoding putative transporter, producing the protein MFRAFYLSKKWFLWSWGGSLLILLAIFSQTLLNVQINNWYKDFYNLLQAAPQNSTYEQFLSGLSDFLFIALPYILIATLTAFFSRHFAFAWREAITFAYLKAWRKNNDYIEGSSQRIQEDIYRFAKIVESLGVDIIKAFMTLIAFLPILYTLGANLVLPIFNFQSGLIMWALLTSVGGLIISWFVGIKLPNLEYNNQKAEAAFRKELVYAENDRTNHALPEQMFELFTGLKFNYKRLFLHYGYFDVWLYLYEQFMVIFAYLIVGQNLFLGIIALGVLVQINNAFSSVRSSFSVLTKNWTTITELRSIHKRLKEFEEHINFKINS; encoded by the coding sequence ATGTTTAGAGCATTTTATTTATCTAAAAAATGGTTTTTATGGTCTTGGGGCGGGAGTTTGCTTATTTTACTTGCAATTTTTTCTCAAACCTTACTTAATGTACAAATCAATAATTGGTATAAAGATTTTTATAATCTCTTACAAGCAGCACCACAAAATAGCACTTACGAGCAGTTTTTAAGTGGCTTGAGTGATTTTTTATTTATAGCTTTACCTTATATTTTAATAGCTACATTAACAGCGTTTTTTTCTAGGCATTTTGCTTTTGCTTGGAGAGAAGCTATTACATTTGCTTATCTTAAGGCTTGGCGTAAGAATAATGATTATATAGAAGGCTCATCACAGCGTATTCAAGAAGATATATATAGATTTGCAAAAATCGTTGAGAGCTTGGGTGTTGATATTATAAAGGCTTTTATGACCTTGATTGCCTTTTTGCCTATTTTATATACTTTAGGGGCTAATTTAGTTTTGCCTATTTTTAATTTTCAATCAGGTTTAATTATGTGGGCTTTATTAACAAGCGTTGGTGGTCTTATTATATCTTGGTTTGTTGGAATTAAACTTCCTAATCTTGAATATAACAATCAAAAAGCCGAAGCTGCTTTTAGAAAAGAGTTGGTTTATGCAGAAAATGATAGAACCAATCACGCATTACCAGAGCAAATGTTTGAGCTTTTTACAGGGCTTAAGTTTAATTACAAAAGATTGTTTTTGCACTATGGATATTTTGATGTTTGGCTATATTTATATGAGCAATTTATGGTGATTTTTGCTTATTTGATAGTAGGGCAAAATTTATTCTTAGGAATAATTGCCCTAGGTGTTTTAGTTCAAATCAATAATGCTTTTAGTAGTGTTCGCTCAAGTTTTAGTGTTCTTACTAAAAACTGGACAACTATTACAGAATTAAGAAGTATTCACAAGCGTTTAAAAGAATTTGAAGAGCATATTAATTTTAAAATTAATTCTTAA
- the mrdA gene encoding penicillin-binding protein 2 encodes MRLKFVIFVILSFFIMLLSRVYWLSIYSNDYYEELAQKNSTKEELIPPIRGIILDRNNTPLAVNQLGFSISLKPHLSSNLLDVTTNKILKCFSDLDIDKIIKIYKRENSYYNQDEIEIIDFIEYEKINPCYFELNLDDNILIKPSVKRLYPFNSLASHIIGYVARANAEDMVNNDVVKVTKKIGKTGIEKYYDDILQGTPGKKVTKVNSINQEVEEIEFKKPIMENDIKLTIDIRMQQYLDELFKNISGSAVVLNIEDGSIVAAGSYPEYDLNPFVTGISQNEWDMMIQDLDHPFTNKIINGRYPPGSVVKMGVGLSFLQSGKIDTNTTFTCSGSFDFGGRKFRCHNVYGHGVMDLRTAIRSSCDDYFYKGSLKVGIADISASLYKLGFGRKTDIDLPLESVGILPNKVWKSSRYNQPWYQGETLITSIGQGNFLATPMQVAVYTAKLASGYEIKPHFVDEINKEKVEIVKKDIFTQSEQQDLKYIRAAMYDVANTPKGTGYKPLLESKITLAAKTGTAQVVGISQSEKKRMKEENMEYYTRSHAWMNAYGPYEEPKYAVVVLVEHGMHGGATSGPIVAKIFNKLLELGYIDEQYQKGFKKHK; translated from the coding sequence GTGAGATTAAAATTTGTAATTTTTGTAATATTGTCATTTTTTATAATGCTACTTTCTAGGGTATATTGGCTTAGTATTTATAGCAATGATTATTATGAAGAACTAGCACAAAAGAATTCAACCAAAGAAGAATTAATTCCGCCTATTAGAGGGATAATATTAGATAGAAATAATACCCCATTAGCTGTTAATCAGCTCGGATTTTCAATATCTTTAAAACCACATTTAAGTAGTAATTTATTAGATGTAACAACTAATAAAATTCTAAAATGCTTTAGTGATTTAGATATTGATAAAATTATTAAAATATATAAAAGAGAAAATAGCTATTACAATCAAGATGAAATAGAAATTATAGATTTTATAGAGTATGAGAAGATAAATCCTTGTTATTTTGAGCTGAATTTAGATGATAATATATTAATAAAACCAAGTGTTAAAAGACTATATCCATTTAATTCTTTAGCAAGTCATATAATAGGCTATGTGGCAAGGGCAAATGCTGAAGATATGGTAAATAATGATGTTGTAAAAGTTACAAAAAAAATTGGAAAAACAGGCATAGAAAAATATTATGATGATATATTACAAGGCACGCCTGGTAAAAAAGTTACAAAAGTAAATTCCATCAATCAAGAAGTAGAAGAAATTGAGTTTAAAAAACCAATTATGGAAAATGACATAAAACTCACTATTGATATAAGAATGCAGCAATACTTAGATGAATTATTTAAAAATATTAGTGGTTCAGCAGTTGTTTTAAATATTGAAGATGGCTCAATTGTTGCAGCAGGTTCTTATCCAGAGTATGATTTAAATCCTTTTGTTACTGGAATTTCACAAAACGAATGGGATATGATGATACAAGATTTAGACCACCCATTTACAAATAAGATTATAAATGGTCGTTATCCACCAGGTTCGGTTGTCAAAATGGGCGTAGGCTTATCGTTTTTACAAAGTGGTAAAATAGATACAAATACTACTTTTACTTGTTCTGGTTCTTTTGATTTTGGTGGTAGAAAATTTAGATGCCATAATGTATATGGGCATGGGGTTATGGATTTAAGAACTGCTATTAGGTCAAGTTGTGATGATTATTTTTATAAAGGCAGTTTAAAAGTTGGAATAGCTGATATAAGTGCAAGTTTATATAAGCTTGGATTTGGTAGAAAAACAGATATTGATTTACCACTTGAGAGTGTTGGTATATTACCAAATAAAGTATGGAAAAGTTCAAGATATAATCAGCCTTGGTATCAAGGTGAAACTTTAATTACTAGCATAGGGCAAGGTAATTTCCTAGCAACTCCAATGCAAGTAGCAGTCTATACAGCAAAATTAGCTAGTGGATATGAAATAAAGCCACATTTTGTAGATGAAATAAATAAAGAAAAAGTTGAAATTGTTAAAAAAGATATTTTTACTCAAAGCGAACAACAAGATTTAAAATATATTAGAGCAGCTATGTATGATGTAGCAAATACACCTAAAGGCACAGGATATAAACCTTTATTGGAGAGTAAAATCACATTAGCAGCCAAAACAGGCACAGCGCAAGTTGTAGGGATTTCTCAAAGTGAAAAAAAGCGTATGAAAGAAGAAAATATGGAATATTATACAAGAAGCCACGCTTGGATGAATGCTTATGGACCTTATGAAGAGCCAAAATATGCCGTGGTTGTTCTAGTTGAGCATGGAATGCACGGAGGTGCTACTTCTGGGCCAATTGTTGCAAAAATATTTAATAAATTATTAGAATTAGGCTATATTGATGAGCAATATCAAAAGGGATTTAAAAAACATAAATGA
- the yihA gene encoding ribosome biogenesis GTP-binding protein YihA/YsxC has translation MNIVSAKFLISCEKYFQTQEYNLGEIAFLGRSNVGKSSLINALANHKGLAKSSSTPGKTQLINFFEVTFADKNKLILIDLPGFGYARVSKDKKAAWNKNLNEFLQKRKEIKCFIHLIDSRHDDLDIDEGVYEYLQDFMNENQIYIKVFTKIDKLNQSEFSKLKSKYKDAIYVSSASKKGIDKLQEKIYGFIK, from the coding sequence ATGAATATAGTAAGTGCAAAATTTTTAATATCTTGTGAAAAATATTTTCAAACACAAGAATATAATTTAGGTGAAATTGCTTTTTTAGGTCGTTCTAATGTAGGTAAAAGCTCTTTAATAAATGCTTTAGCAAATCACAAAGGTCTTGCAAAATCATCTTCAACTCCAGGCAAAACTCAATTAATTAATTTTTTTGAAGTTACATTTGCGGATAAAAACAAATTGATTTTAATAGATTTACCAGGTTTTGGATATGCAAGGGTTTCTAAGGATAAAAAAGCTGCTTGGAACAAGAATTTAAATGAATTTTTACAAAAAAGAAAAGAAATAAAATGCTTTATTCATTTAATAGACTCAAGACACGATGATTTAGATATAGATGAAGGTGTTTATGAATATTTACAAGATTTTATGAATGAAAATCAAATTTATATAAAGGTTTTTACAAAAATTGATAAATTAAATCAGAGTGAATTTTCAAAACTAAAATCAAAATATAAAGATGCAATTTATGTATCAAGTGCTAGTAAAAAAGGTATAGATAAATTGCAGGAAAAAATATATGGGTTTATTAAATGA
- the lptA gene encoding lipopolysaccharide transport periplasmic protein LptA, producing MYRKIVILLLSLCSLYAEKIEINAKIFEGNKDNQTGVFSKDVSIRQGKDYLNCQILTIRTNKDNKIASYEAQYVTSFSISLNKDNFKGKADKIVYDVNKNTYELIGNVKITENNKELSADYIYINQNDGTYKVKSDKANKPVKLIFEIAK from the coding sequence ATGTATAGAAAAATAGTTATTTTATTATTATCGTTATGTAGTTTATATGCTGAAAAAATTGAGATTAATGCAAAAATTTTTGAAGGTAATAAAGATAATCAAACTGGGGTATTTAGCAAAGATGTTAGTATAAGGCAAGGTAAAGATTATTTAAATTGTCAAATATTGACAATAAGAACAAATAAGGATAATAAAATTGCTAGCTATGAAGCACAATATGTAACAAGTTTTTCTATAAGTTTAAATAAAGATAATTTCAAAGGTAAAGCAGATAAGATTGTTTATGATGTAAATAAAAATACTTATGAGCTTATAGGGAATGTTAAAATTACAGAAAATAACAAAGAATTATCAGCAGATTATATTTATATAAACCAAAATGATGGAACATATAAAGTAAAAAGCGATAAAGCTAATAAGCCAGTTAAATTAATTTTTGAGATAGCAAAATGA
- the lptC gene encoding LPS export ABC transporter periplasmic protein LptC: MLFFIIIQKPYDIDKMNYQLDFKSLEANDIIGYELSNKLEKIAYAKQYYKINNQDNLINLSINDLEKHLSSNKATKENNIIVLNGDVKYKDNLIKLESDVLNYSINEKILSSLSKTKVTYNNSLINANSFSYNLNSSDLLLKEVDLCIEK; the protein is encoded by the coding sequence ATGCTTTTTTTTATAATAATACAAAAGCCTTATGATATTGATAAGATGAATTATCAACTTGATTTTAAAAGCCTTGAAGCTAATGACATTATTGGTTATGAGCTTAGTAATAAGCTTGAAAAAATAGCTTATGCTAAGCAATATTACAAAATAAATAATCAAGATAATTTGATTAATTTAAGTATAAATGATTTAGAAAAGCATTTAAGTAGCAATAAAGCAACTAAAGAAAATAATATTATAGTATTAAATGGCGATGTCAAATATAAAGATAATCTAATTAAGCTTGAAAGCGATGTATTAAATTATTCAATAAATGAAAAAATCTTAAGCTCTTTGAGTAAAACTAAAGTAACCTATAATAATAGTTTAATTAATGCTAATTCTTTTAGTTATAATTTAAATTCTTCAGATTTATTATTAAAAGAGGTTGATTTATGTATAGAAAAATAG
- a CDS encoding HAD-IIIA family hydrolase, with product MIKLVILDIDGCLSDGKIIYSPNADLIKEFNVKDGAAILKAKELGIKFAIITGRSSEVVLNRARDLGIEYVYCGIKDKLSCAKTLLKDLNITFDEVAAIGDYYNDLDLLKSVKLPFIPKDGAKIFGRILNTKGGYGCVHEMLEIIVKENNQLKQWIKC from the coding sequence ATGATTAAATTAGTTATTTTAGATATTGATGGATGTTTAAGTGATGGTAAAATTATTTATTCTCCTAATGCTGATTTGATTAAAGAATTTAATGTAAAAGATGGAGCTGCTATTTTAAAAGCTAAAGAATTGGGTATAAAATTTGCAATTATTACAGGAAGAAGTTCTGAAGTTGTTTTAAATAGGGCAAGAGATTTAGGCATTGAATATGTATATTGTGGTATTAAAGATAAGCTAAGTTGTGCTAAAACACTACTGAAAGATTTAAATATTACTTTTGATGAAGTTGCTGCAATAGGGGACTATTATAACGATTTAGACCTTTTAAAATCTGTTAAGCTACCTTTTATTCCTAAAGATGGGGCAAAAATTTTTGGAAGAATTTTAAATACAAAAGGTGGATATGGTTGTGTGCATGAAATGCTTGAAATTATTGTAAAAGAAAATAATCAATTAAAGCAGTGGATTAAGTGTTAA
- a CDS encoding septal ring lytic transglycosylase RlpA family protein, translating to MKKYLVFASFLFLFAACSTTSSLNQNYNYGVAKPNTPATMRPYTINGKTYYPSKVDIGDTETGIASWYGPGFHGKKTSNGETFNTNSMTAAHKTLPMNTMVRVDNLENGKSVVVRVNDRGPFVAGRIIDLSNRAAHEIDMTKKGTARVKLTILGFNQDNIKPQISNINSNIQNSVNSIMGGDFMIQIGAFKSSANAYNLAKRYANYKGYTSKVLNSSDGFYRVFLKGFRSEEEAKDFINLANFLGSFIFRE from the coding sequence TTGAAAAAATATTTAGTTTTCGCTAGTTTTTTATTTTTATTTGCTGCTTGTTCAACTACAAGTAGCTTAAACCAAAATTATAATTATGGAGTAGCTAAACCAAATACTCCAGCTACAATGAGACCTTATACAATAAATGGTAAGACTTATTATCCAAGTAAGGTTGATATTGGAGATACTGAAACTGGCATTGCTAGTTGGTATGGTCCAGGTTTTCATGGTAAAAAGACTTCAAATGGAGAAACTTTTAATACAAATTCTATGACAGCAGCTCATAAAACTTTACCTATGAATACAATGGTTAGAGTTGATAATTTAGAAAATGGAAAAAGTGTTGTAGTAAGAGTTAATGATAGAGGGCCATTTGTTGCTGGAAGAATTATTGATTTATCAAATCGTGCAGCACATGAAATAGATATGACTAAAAAAGGCACTGCAAGGGTAAAATTAACTATATTAGGTTTTAATCAAGACAATATTAAACCTCAAATATCTAATATAAATTCCAACATTCAAAATAGTGTAAATAGTATTATGGGTGGAGATTTTATGATACAAATAGGAGCGTTTAAAAGCTCTGCAAATGCTTATAATTTAGCAAAAAGATATGCAAATTATAAAGGTTATACAAGCAAAGTATTAAATTCTAGCGATGGATTTTATAGAGTATTTTTAAAAGGCTTTAGAAGTGAAGAAGAAGCAAAGGATTTTATAAATTTAGCTAATTTTCTAGGTTCATTTATATTTAGGGAGTAA
- a CDS encoding lytic transglycosylase domain-containing protein yields the protein MKKFILLIVTSICLYANFSVDKYDKQEKILKSIDVDLRYLQDQSFMEIFYDMSEREVLYFTKVLNEANMNIPIIKAILKKEGVPDVFLYLAMVESNFKTDAKSGVKATGVWQFMEPTAKNFGLKIDKFIDERKDVVAASVAAAKYLHRLKDEFGKWYLAIFAYNCGNGCVRKAIKNAGSDELSVLLDEDQKYLPKETRRFFKKILSTSLIAENDIAKYGDIYLLNQVMALNIGKVDVKPKESLSSIARKAGISLSEFKDLNPQFKGDFAPPYNYYAYLPIEKIAAYKDNSNPIKYAKNNVKNVISYRVKQGDTIYAIAKKNGVSTNALRAYNNLKDDRIGINQTLLIPVLVYDDSKEAKN from the coding sequence TTGAAAAAATTTATATTATTAATAGTTACAAGTATTTGTTTATATGCGAATTTTTCAGTAGATAAATACGATAAACAAGAAAAAATCTTAAAAAGTATTGATGTAGATTTAAGATATTTACAAGACCAATCTTTTATGGAAATTTTTTACGATATGAGTGAAAGAGAAGTGCTTTATTTTACAAAAGTATTGAATGAAGCTAATATGAATATTCCAATTATTAAAGCAATTTTAAAAAAAGAAGGTGTTCCTGATGTTTTTTTATATCTTGCTATGGTTGAGAGTAATTTTAAAACAGATGCTAAATCTGGAGTAAAAGCTACAGGTGTTTGGCAATTTATGGAACCTACTGCTAAGAATTTTGGTCTAAAAATTGACAAATTTATTGATGAAAGAAAAGATGTTGTAGCTGCTAGCGTTGCTGCTGCAAAATATTTGCATAGGCTAAAAGATGAATTTGGTAAATGGTATTTAGCTATTTTTGCTTACAATTGTGGAAATGGCTGTGTTAGAAAAGCTATTAAAAATGCAGGTAGTGATGAATTAAGTGTATTATTAGATGAAGACCAAAAATATTTGCCTAAAGAAACAAGAAGATTTTTCAAAAAGATTTTAAGCACTAGTTTAATAGCAGAAAATGATATTGCTAAGTATGGTGATATTTATTTATTAAATCAAGTTATGGCACTTAATATAGGTAAAGTTGATGTAAAACCAAAAGAGAGTTTATCATCAATTGCTAGAAAAGCTGGGATTAGCTTAAGTGAATTTAAAGATTTAAACCCACAATTTAAAGGCGATTTTGCACCACCTTATAATTATTATGCTTATTTACCAATAGAAAAGATAGCAGCTTATAAAGATAACTCAAATCCTATTAAGTATGCTAAAAATAATGTAAAAAATGTAATAAGCTATAGGGTAAAACAAGGTGATACAATATATGCAATAGCTAAGAAAAATGGTGTTTCTACAAATGCTTTAAGAGCTTATAATAATTTAAAAGATGATAGAATTGGAATTAATCAAACCTTATTAATTCCTGTATTAGTATATGATGATAGTAAGGAGGCTAAAAATTGA
- a CDS encoding TatD family hydrolase, which yields MIIDTHTHLDDERYDDILDEVLLNASNEEVKLHIIPGADIKTLQKARDISHKYDNVYFAAGVHPYDIQDFDLDYLKSFLEDSKCVAIGECGLDYYKNPSEEEKKLQKEVFKKQIELSIERKLPLIIHIRDANADSLEILKAYKEAFGVLHCFNASPILLELSDRFYYGIGGVLTFKNAKNLVEILPKIKTDRLLIETDSPYLTPHPHRGTLNEPKYCKLVAQKMAEILNKSIEEIEELTTNNAKKLFKGLI from the coding sequence GTGATAATTGATACTCATACGCATTTAGATGATGAAAGATATGATGATATCTTAGATGAAGTTTTGCTTAATGCTAGCAATGAAGAAGTAAAACTTCATATTATTCCAGGTGCTGATATAAAAACATTACAAAAAGCTCGTGATATTTCACATAAATATGATAATGTATATTTTGCTGCTGGAGTTCATCCTTATGATATACAAGATTTTGATTTAGACTACTTAAAGAGTTTTTTAGAAGATAGTAAATGTGTTGCAATAGGAGAATGTGGTTTAGATTATTATAAAAATCCTAGCGAAGAAGAAAAAAAGCTACAAAAAGAAGTATTCAAAAAACAGATTGAACTATCAATTGAAAGAAAACTACCATTAATAATACATATAAGAGACGCAAATGCTGATTCTTTAGAAATATTAAAGGCTTATAAAGAAGCTTTTGGAGTATTACATTGTTTTAATGCAAGTCCAATTCTATTGGAATTAAGCGATAGATTTTATTATGGAATTGGAGGAGTGCTTACATTTAAAAATGCAAAAAACTTAGTTGAAATCTTACCTAAAATCAAAACAGATAGATTACTTATAGAAACTGATTCACCTTATCTTACCCCGCATCCACACAGGGGGACTTTAAATGAGCCAAAATATTGCAAATTAGTTGCACAAAAAATGGCAGAAATACTAAATAAATCAATTGAGGAGATAGAAGAACTTACAACAAATAACGCAAAAAAATTATTTAAAGGATTAATTTGA